In one Candidatus Peribacter riflensis genomic region, the following are encoded:
- a CDS encoding aromatic amino acid aminotransferase, which yields MTPSPFSALGPAPIDPIFAIAAEAKAAGAAAIDATVGMILDEAGKPLVLPCVRQAAAALAEGDFAYPPLLGLPAFRSCVTQLIFGDRSGAIASIAATGGTGAVALNLKLLKLLGITEVILPVPSWPNHRRLLTGLGFSVQEVSYLQEGRPTLRSLQEKLASMRSPCGVLLQGGGHNPTGVDFSPEQWKELSQLLGATQHVVLLDLAYQGLARGVEEDAGPARLFVESGAPLLVAWSASKNHSIYGLRTGLACVIADDPAMHQNLERHFMILAREMHSAAPVPGQSIVALVQERHGDAWRREIAEVRTHIDRKRRLLQEAFPSFAVALAGRGLYALLPLSSAQVDALKRQNIFLGQDGRVNIAGIPDARMDEFVTRARSITASLPR from the coding sequence ATGACCCCCTCCCCGTTTTCAGCGCTTGGCCCTGCGCCGATTGATCCCATCTTCGCCATTGCGGCCGAGGCGAAGGCCGCGGGGGCCGCGGCCATCGATGCCACGGTGGGCATGATACTCGATGAGGCGGGCAAGCCGCTCGTGCTGCCGTGCGTGCGGCAGGCGGCAGCCGCTCTGGCGGAAGGGGACTTTGCGTATCCGCCACTCCTCGGTCTGCCGGCGTTCCGCTCCTGCGTCACGCAGCTCATCTTCGGCGACCGGTCCGGAGCCATCGCTTCGATCGCGGCCACGGGGGGCACGGGGGCCGTGGCGTTGAACCTCAAGCTGCTGAAACTCCTCGGTATTACTGAAGTGATCCTGCCGGTTCCGTCGTGGCCCAATCATCGCCGGCTGCTCACCGGGCTCGGGTTTTCGGTGCAGGAAGTTTCGTATCTGCAGGAGGGAAGGCCCACGCTGCGTTCGCTCCAAGAGAAACTGGCTTCCATGCGCTCCCCATGCGGAGTGCTGCTGCAGGGCGGCGGCCACAATCCGACGGGGGTGGATTTCTCGCCTGAACAATGGAAGGAACTCTCCCAACTCCTCGGCGCTACGCAACACGTGGTCCTGCTCGATCTGGCGTACCAGGGTCTGGCGCGTGGAGTCGAGGAAGATGCCGGGCCCGCCCGTCTGTTCGTAGAGAGCGGCGCTCCGCTGCTCGTTGCATGGTCGGCCTCCAAGAACCATTCGATCTACGGACTCAGAACGGGGCTGGCCTGCGTCATCGCGGATGACCCGGCGATGCATCAAAATCTGGAACGCCACTTCATGATCCTGGCGCGCGAAATGCACTCCGCGGCGCCCGTGCCCGGGCAGTCTATTGTGGCGCTTGTCCAGGAGCGGCACGGCGATGCGTGGCGCAGAGAGATCGCAGAGGTCCGCACACACATTGATCGCAAGCGCCGTCTATTGCAGGAGGCATTTCCATCCTTTGCGGTGGCGCTGGCCGGCAGGGGGCTCTACGCGCTGCTGCCGCTCTCATCCGCTCAGGTGGATGCACTCAAGCGGCAGAACATCTTCCTCGGGCAAGACGGGCGCGTGAACATCGCGGGCATCCCCGATGCGCGGATGGACGAGTTCGTCACGCGCGCCCGATCCATCACCGCATCATTGCCCCGGTGA